In Pseudomonas saponiphila, the genomic stretch CTTGCGATAGGATTCGTCGCCGTCAAGGCTGGATCGAAGGTTGGCGGCAATACCGATAAGGGAGAACGCTCAATGGCTCGGATAGGCGCTGAAGAGCGCAAACAGGATTTTATTGAAGCCACCATCAAGGTGATCGCGGAGTACGGCATAGCCGACGCCACGACGCGGCGGATCGCAGCCGCGGCGGATTCTCCGCTGGCCTCACTGCACTATGTTTTCCACACCAAGGACGAATTGTTCTGTGCGGTCTACGAATCCTTGATCAACATGCCGCAGCAATCACTGCAGTACGTTCCGACAGGCGCTACGCCAGCGGAATCGATTGGGGAAATGTTGCGCCAACTGGTCAAGTGGTTCACCTTGCACCCCGAGCGGGCTACCACACAGTTCGAACTCTTCTTCTGGAGCCTGCGCAACAATCCGGAAATGGCGGCTAGGATTTATGCCGTTTCCATCGAAGCGACCCACCAGGTTGCGGATTTCGGAGCACCGTGACCGGCCGTTTCGGTTGATCGTGACCGGTCATTTCGCTAACGCGTGACCGCTCATTTCGGTAGCAACGTGACCGATTTTCCGCCTGTTCCGAAACAGGTGGTCACGGCTTACCGAAATCGCCGGTCACGACTTAGCGAAAGCCTTCCCCTTCGTTGCGCATGACCTGATGCGCCGCCATCCTCGACCGATTTCGGGAGAGGAAGATGGCGGCGCCGCGAGTAGCCATGCGAAACATCAAAGAATGTCTGCGCCTCAAGTTTGAGGCCGGCTTGTCCCACGAGAAGATTGCCCGTGCCTTGCAGCTGTCCAAGGGCGTGGTTAGCAAGTACATCGCGGCGGCGCGGGTGGCCGGGCTGGACTGGCCGGCGCTGGTGGCCATGGACGAGGCCGCGCTGGCGGCCGCCTTGTTTGCACCGACGTCGACGAACAAGCCGCGCGGTGAGCGAGTGCTGCCCGATGTGCTGAGCATCCACCGCGAGTTGCGACGCAAGGGCGTGACCTTGCAGCTGCTGTGGGAGGAATATCTCGCCGCGCATGCGGGCCAGCCGACCTACCGCTACACCCAGTTCGTCGAGCACTACCGGCGCTACGCCCAGACGCTCAAACGTTCGATGCGTCAGCTGCACCGTGCGGGCGAGAAGCTATTCATCGACTATGCCGGGCCGACGCTGCCGGTGGTCGACCCGGCCACCGGCGAAGTGCGCCGGGCGCACATCTTCGTCGCCGCCCTGGGCGCCTCGAATTACACCTATGCCTGCGCGACGCCAGGCGAAACCCAGGTGGACTGGCTGACCTCGCTGGGCCAGGCTCTGACCTACTTTGGCGGCGTGCCGGAAATGGTTGTGCCGGACAATCCGCGCGCCCTGGTCGCCCAGCCGGATCGCTACGAGCCGGGCCTGAACCGGGCCACGCTGGAGTGCGCGCGTCATTACCAGACGGTGATCCTGCCGGCACGGCCACGCAAGCCTCAGGACAAGGCCAAGGCCGAGGTGGCGGTGCAGGTGGTCGAGCGCTGGATCATGGCGCGGCTGCGCCATCGGCAGTTCTTCAGCCTGCATGCGCTTAACCAGGCCATCGCCGAGCTGCTGGAGGATCTGAATCGGCGCCCGTTCAAGCGGCTCGATGGCTGCCGGCGCGACTGGTTCGAGCGCCTGGATCGCCCGGCCTTGCGAGCGCTGCCGGTGCATCCCTACGAGGTCGCCACCTTCAAGCGCTGCAAGGTCAGCATCGACTACCACATCGAGGTCAATGGCAGCTTCTACAGCGTGCCCTCCGCCCTGGCCCGGCAGAACGTGGACGTGCGACTGACGGCACACACCCTGGAAGTGCTGCATGGCAACCGGCGGGTGGCCAGCCACCTGCTGCTGGGGCGACGCGGCGCTTACAGTACCCAGCGCGAGCACATGCCCGCGGCGCACCAGGCGCATCGCGAATGGACGCCACAACGCCTGCTCGACTGGGGCGCGCGGATCGGCCCCTACACGCGCCAACTGATCGATCACCAACTGACCCACAAGCCGCACCCGGAGATGGGCTACCGCGCCTGCCTCGGCCTGCTCTCGCTGGCCCGGCGCTATGGCAATGCACGCCTGGAAGCCGCTGCCGAACGTGCCGTACACCTGCGCGCCTTCACCGGGCGCAGCGTGCGCAACCTGCTCCAGCAAGGCCTGGATCAACAGCCGCTGCCCCAGCGTGCCGCCGAAACGACCTTACCCGGCGACCACGAGAACGTCCGTGGCGCCGACTACTACCAACCCCCGCAACAGGAGCTGTTCGATGATGCCGCAACACACCCTGAATCAACTGCACCAGCTACGCCTGGACGGCATGGCCCGCGCCCTGGAAGAGCAATGGACGCTGCCGGCCAGCCACAGCCTGAGCTTCGATGAACGCCTCGGCCTACTGCTCGACCGCGAACTGGCCTGGCGTGACAACCAGCGCCTGGTACGGCTGCGCAAGAAGGCCAAGCTCAAGTACGCCAACGCCTGCCTGGAAGATCTCGACCGCCGCACCGGACGCGCCCTGGACGAGCGTCTGATCGCCACCCTGGCCAGTGGCGACTGGATCCGCCAGCAGCACAACCTGCTGCTGACCGGCCCGACCGGTGCCGGCAAAACCTGGCTGGCCTGCGCCCTGGGCAACCAGGCCTGCCGCCAGGGCTATAGCACCCTGTACCTGCGCACCCCGCGCCTGCTGGAACAACTGCGCATCGCTCATGGCGACGGCAGCTTCGGCCGTACCCTGCAACAGCTGGCAAAGGTCGACGTCCTGGTGCTGGACGACTGGGCGCTAGCCCCGCTGGAGGAAGGAGCCCGGCATGACCTGCTGGAGGTGATCGACGACCGCGCTGGCAGCCGCTCCACCATCCTGACGAGCCAACTGCCCATCGAGCACTGGCACGGCTGGATCAACGACCCGACCCTGGCCGATGCCATCCTCGACCGCCTGGTGCACAACGCCTACCGACTGACGATGAAAGGCGAGTCGCTGCGCCGAAAAAAAGCCGAGGAACAAGCCGCATCGTGACCGATGCGATTACAATCCAGAACCCGCGCAACCGGGGTGGAAGCACCGGTCACGTATTAGCGAAACGCTCGGTCACGTTCACCGAAATCCGCACTCATCACCATTTTTCCTTCGCCGAGTACTACGACCCCAAGCGCATGCACTGGGGCAACCTGCGGGTCTGGAACGATGACGTGATCGCTCCCGGCACCGGTTTTCCCCAGCACCCGCACCGGGACATGGAAATCATCACCTACGTCCGCGAAGGCGCCATCAGCCATCAGGACAACCTTGGCAACAAGGGCCGCACCGAGGCCGGCGACGTGCAGGTCATGAGCGCCGGGACCGGGATCGCCCACAGCGAATACAACCTGGAGGCCACGCCGACCAAGATTTTCCAGATCTGGATCATTCCCAACCAGGCCGGCTCTGCGCCGTCCTGGGGCGCCAAGCCTTTTCCCAAGGGGCTGCGCGAAGGTTTTGTGACCCTGGCCAGCGGCAAGGACGGCGACGAGGAAAGCTTGCGCATCCGAGCCGATGCACGGCTGGTGGCGGCCAATCTGAAGGCCGGGGAAACCGCCGAGTACCATCTGGATGCTGGACGCCGGGCCTATCTGGTGCCCGCTACCGGGGCGATCGAGATCAACGGCTTGCGCGCCGAAGCTCGAGATGGGGTCGCGATCGAGGACGAACGCGTGCTGCGGGTGAGCGCGCTGCAGGACAGTGAAATCGTCCTGGTGGATCTGGCGTGAAGCGCAGGGGCAACTAAAAAGGGGCGACCGTGATGGTCGCCCCTTTTTTTCGCCGGCAAGCCGGCTCCTACGTGAATCAGTTGCCGCTGATGGCGGTGTCCACCAGGGTCTGGGCTTCCTGCACCAGTTGCTTGAGGTGATCGTCGCCGATGAAGCTTTCGGCGTAGATCTTGTAGATATCCTCGGTGCCCGATGGCCGGGCGGCGAACCAGCCGTTCTCGGTCATGACTTTCAGGCCACCAATGGCCTGATCGTTGCCCGGGGCCTGGCTGAGGATCTGCTGGATCGGCTCGCCGGCCAGCTGGGTCGAGGTCACCTGTTGCGGCGAAAGCTTGCTGAG encodes the following:
- the istA gene encoding IS21 family transposase — its product is MAAPRVAMRNIKECLRLKFEAGLSHEKIARALQLSKGVVSKYIAAARVAGLDWPALVAMDEAALAAALFAPTSTNKPRGERVLPDVLSIHRELRRKGVTLQLLWEEYLAAHAGQPTYRYTQFVEHYRRYAQTLKRSMRQLHRAGEKLFIDYAGPTLPVVDPATGEVRRAHIFVAALGASNYTYACATPGETQVDWLTSLGQALTYFGGVPEMVVPDNPRALVAQPDRYEPGLNRATLECARHYQTVILPARPRKPQDKAKAEVAVQVVERWIMARLRHRQFFSLHALNQAIAELLEDLNRRPFKRLDGCRRDWFERLDRPALRALPVHPYEVATFKRCKVSIDYHIEVNGSFYSVPSALARQNVDVRLTAHTLEVLHGNRRVASHLLLGRRGAYSTQREHMPAAHQAHREWTPQRLLDWGARIGPYTRQLIDHQLTHKPHPEMGYRACLGLLSLARRYGNARLEAAAERAVHLRAFTGRSVRNLLQQGLDQQPLPQRAAETTLPGDHENVRGADYYQPPQQELFDDAATHPESTAPATPGRHGPRPGRAMDAAGQPQPELR
- the istB gene encoding IS21-like element IS1474 family helper ATPase IstB translates to MMPQHTLNQLHQLRLDGMARALEEQWTLPASHSLSFDERLGLLLDRELAWRDNQRLVRLRKKAKLKYANACLEDLDRRTGRALDERLIATLASGDWIRQQHNLLLTGPTGAGKTWLACALGNQACRQGYSTLYLRTPRLLEQLRIAHGDGSFGRTLQQLAKVDVLVLDDWALAPLEEGARHDLLEVIDDRAGSRSTILTSQLPIEHWHGWINDPTLADAILDRLVHNAYRLTMKGESLRRKKAEEQAAS
- a CDS encoding pirin family protein is translated as MTDAITIQNPRNRGGSTGHVLAKRSVTFTEIRTHHHFSFAEYYDPKRMHWGNLRVWNDDVIAPGTGFPQHPHRDMEIITYVREGAISHQDNLGNKGRTEAGDVQVMSAGTGIAHSEYNLEATPTKIFQIWIIPNQAGSAPSWGAKPFPKGLREGFVTLASGKDGDEESLRIRADARLVAANLKAGETAEYHLDAGRRAYLVPATGAIEINGLRAEARDGVAIEDERVLRVSALQDSEIVLVDLA